In Amblyraja radiata isolate CabotCenter1 chromosome 30, sAmbRad1.1.pri, whole genome shotgun sequence, a single window of DNA contains:
- the psmb9 gene encoding proteasome subunit beta type-9 gives MQPATRGMQPATRGMQTSARRMQTTARPPGAPTIPVSTGTTIIAVEFDGGVVIASDSRVTAGQSIGNRVMNKLCPLHDRIMCALSGSAADAQAIADIVSYQLELHSVEMEQAPRVRAAAAMVQNITYKYKEELLAHLIVAGWDRRLRGQVYVTLGGMLVRQPFAVGGSGSVYIYGYVDSAFKPGMSRAECIKFVINAVTLAMGRDGSSGGVVHLAIITDSGTEYTIILPHDLPQFHCE, from the exons ATGCAACCAGCTACGAGGGGGATGCAACCAGCTACGAGGGGGATGCAGACATCGGCGAGGAGGATGCAGACGACGGCGCGACCACCCGGCGCCCCCACCATACCAGTCAGCACCGGA ACGACGATCATCGCAGTGGAGTTCGATGGAGGGGTCGTCATTGCCTCCGACTCGCGAGTCACTGCCGG GCAGTCAATAGGCAACCGGGTGATGAACAAGCTGTGTCCGCTCCATGACCGCATCATGTGCGCTCTGTCGGGCAGCGCTGCAGATGCACAGGCCATCGCTGACATAGTCAGCTACCAGCTGGAGCTGCACAG TGTGGAGATGGAGCAGGCACCGCGGGTGCGGGCTGCGGCTGCAATGGTGCAGAACATTACTTACAAGTACAAGGAGGAGCTGCTGGCACATCTCATTGTGGCCGGCTGGGACCGCCGACTCCGGGGACAG GTGTACGTCACGCTGGGTGGGATGCTGGTCCGACAGCCGTTCGCAGTGGGGGGCTCGGGCAGTGTGTACATCTACGGCTATGTGGACTCTGCCTTCAAACCGGGCATGAGCAGGGCTGAGTGTATCAAGTTCGTGATCAACG CGGTCACGTTGGCCATGGGTCGGGACGGATCGAGCGGGGGGGTGGTACATCTCGCTATCATCACTGACTCGGGCACCGAGTACACCATCATCTTGCCCCACGACCTGCCGCAGTTCCACTGTGAGTGA